Genomic DNA from Streptomyces diastaticus subsp. diastaticus:
TGATCGGCACACCACTGCTGATCAAGCTGCTGGCCAAGAAAGGCTACGGCCAGTACATCCGCGACGACGGTCCGCGCGAGCACCACTCCAAGCGCGGGACGCCGACGATGGGCGGTATCGCCTTCATCCTCGCGACGATCATCGCGTACTTCCTGTCCAAGCTGATCACCGGTTACCAGGTGACCTTCTCGGGTCTCCTGGTCCTCGGGCTCATGGCCGGCATGGGCCTCGTCGGGTTCCTCGACGACTACATCAAGATCGTGAAGCGGCGTTCGCTGGGCCTGCGGGCCAAGGCGAAGATGGCCGGACAGCTCCTCGTCGGCATCGCCTTCGCCGTGCTGGCGCTGCAGTTCCCCGACAACCGGGACCAGACGCCGGCCTCCACCCGCCTGTCGTTCATCACCGACTTCGGCTGGAAGATCGGCCCGGTGCTCTTCGTCATCTGGGCGCTGTTCATGATCCTCGCCATGTCGAACGGCGTGAACCTCACCGACGGCCTCGACGGCCTCGCCACCGGCGCCTCCGTCATGGTCTTCGGCGCGTACACCTTCATCGGCGTCTGGCAGTTCCAGGAGTCCTGCGCCAACGCGGAGTTCCTCACCAACCCGGCGGCCTGCTTCGAGGTACGAGATCCACTCGACCTCGCCGTGGTGGCCTCCGCGCTGATGGGCGCCTGCTTC
This window encodes:
- the mraY gene encoding phospho-N-acetylmuramoyl-pentapeptide-transferase, which translates into the protein MMKQILLSGVIGLFLTLIGTPLLIKLLAKKGYGQYIRDDGPREHHSKRGTPTMGGIAFILATIIAYFLSKLITGYQVTFSGLLVLGLMAGMGLVGFLDDYIKIVKRRSLGLRAKAKMAGQLLVGIAFAVLALQFPDNRDQTPASTRLSFITDFGWKIGPVLFVIWALFMILAMSNGVNLTDGLDGLATGASVMVFGAYTFIGVWQFQESCANAEFLTNPAACFEVRDPLDLAVVASALMGACFGFLWWNTSPAKIFMGDTGSLALGGALAGLAICSRTELLLAVLGGLFVLITMSVVIQVGSFRLTGKRVFRMAPLQHHFELKGWSEVLVVVRFWIIQGMCVIVGLGIFYAGWAATK